In Alosa sapidissima isolate fAloSap1 chromosome 5, fAloSap1.pri, whole genome shotgun sequence, the genomic stretch TAAATGGACTCTTACTCAGTTAACTACCTGCCTGTGTATGTAGTTGATGTTGAATAAACTCAATTAACTACCTACCTGTCTAAACCCAAGTCCCCACTGACACACATTTCCTTTCCTGTCATCCAGTATGCAGTAATAGATGAGCATAGATGGTGTGGCTTGTGATGTTGATGCAACCTCTAAAATGTGCCACCTCTTGTCTTCTTACGCAGGGTCCTTCAAATCATTGCGCTGGTCAAAGTAGCGACTAAGTTTGCCTGTGTGTCCAGTTGATGTTGAGTAGTTGGGGACCGGAAGTAGAGAGATGGACCCCTCGACTGTGAAAGAGAAGCAGATTACTAAAAGCAGTCTACTGTATTTCTGACACTGAGCATTGATTTGTAGTGATATGGGTGTTTGTTGAGTAGGCCTTACCTGTCTACATCCAAATCCCCGCCGACACACAGCTCCATTTCTATCATCCTCTGGCCAAACCTAGAGGACCAGTGTGCTCCTAGAATGCAGATTCATGCCTTGTATCGATTGAGTTTGTGGCCTCTGATGTTGATATGGTGGAAAATCAAATGCCATCCCTTCTGTTATGCTTGGATCCTTCTAATTGTTGTGCTGATATTAGTAGCATCATGTGTACCCGTGTGTCCAACTGATGGTGAGTGAATTGGGGACTGGAAGTTGACAAATGGATCCTCCTCTGACTGACTGGAAGAACAGGATGAAGCATGATTAGTTTGTGGTGCTTAGGCTTATTGTGTGGTTATTCCCTACCCTTAAATTAACTGAATGAACAATATTTAGATCTTGCCGGGCTTTTTAACCCTTACCTGTCTGAGTCCAAGTCCCCGCAGACACACAGCGCCGCGGCGCTCATCCAAGGACCACTCTGTGAGTGGACATGGGCTTGCGGGTTCTGAGACGGAAGGTGCGGGCCATCGGCAAGGCGAGCGTGAGGCGTCTCCGGCGCCTGTGCGGCGGTCTGCAGGTGCGTCTGCGTTCTCTGGCGTCGCTTTGCAAAGTCTCCAGTGGAACTGCGTGCTCGGGGATGACACTGTGCACGTCCTGCTCATACCCAGGGTCCCTCTGGGTCCTAGAGGAAGCGGCTACGTTACTCCCACGGCCGTGGAGGCTGACAAATGCTTGCTGCTGCGTCTCTCTCAAGGCGGACAGGATCATGTGTGGTGGCTCGTGATCCCAGGCTGTGCTGTGAGGCACGCTGGTTGCCTGCTGGAGCTCTCTCATCTGCTGTTGATCACTGATGTTACAGACCATAGATGCATTCTGACTCAGTGGAGGGAGTGTGGTGGATTGGTCAACAGTGCTACTGAGGCGTCTGGGCTCCATTTGTGGCCTCCTGGGTAGAAGACGTGGCCTCGGGGCCAGTGGAGATCGCTCGAATGGAGGAAGTCGTGGTGCCGTCCGTGGCCTGGTCCTTTCCTGGTACTCACTCCAATTGGTGCTAATGCTGTCACCAGCAGCGAAGCAAACGCATTCATTTGTGTTTGCTGACACATACGTATCAGCCGGAGAGTCACGATTGTGCTTTGCTCGGCGTCTTCCTGGGCGCCTCCCGATGTCGCTAGGTGCTGCCGGAGACTGTGGTGGTGGAACTGGTTCCAGGCGAACAACTCGGGACGGCTCTTCTGCATGGACCGCCTCACCCTGCATTGTTTTGTTGCGGCGCCTGCTTGCTCTCGGCTGCGTGGGTCTGCTGGGCTCCCTGGGCCTCGTGTCTGCAGGAGGCAGTGGTCTGAGTGGCCTCGGTCCTGCAGAGCCCGTCAGGTCCAATCCACTCCCAGAGGGGCCGGCCTGCATCATGTGTGCGGACTGACCAGCTGCTGCGATGCTCCTAGGGTCTCCTCCAGGTGCCCGGCCCATCGGCCCAACTGCTGCTCGCAGTTCCCTCTGAGTCACCCCGTTCCTGGCCAGAGGCAACCTTCCATGAGGCGCGGTGGACTTTGTCACCTGAAGCCTTGGGTGGAGTGTGGCTGCGGTGGAGGTCAGCGAGACTGTTCCGTGAAGTGTCGGGAAGCGGCTGGGCTCGTGTGGCGTGAGCGTCACACGACTATCTGCCACAGGGACGATGTCCCGTTGGGTTACAAGCGGGAAATGTAACTTTGGCTCCGACTCAAGAGGCCAATCCTCGCGGCGCCTGGAGGAATGGTCTTCAGGTGGCTCCTTTCCTGGGTTTCCTATGTCTTTCATGGTTATACCATTGAGACGGAAGCCCAGTGTAACTGTCTCTGGGAAAAtaaagaaatgaaaagatacatgtaaTTAGACTATCTATTAGAATTTTAACAAATCTAATTGTTAATCTAGTTTTTAGAGAGTTGTCTGAAAACTTACATCAACTGAAATCGTATATTAGTCGAAATGAAATATTATGAAAACTGTATTTTCTCTTGACTGATTGAATCTCTCGTCTGGGACTGGGGCAATACTGTAAAATCAGCTGAATTCAGTGAATTTATACAAATTCTGACGATGACGTCAAAGAAATGCATTGTGGCCATTATGACATAGGTCGTCATAAACGGTTTGCGCCTGCATGGAAATGAACGTCACAATTCAATCACTGTTCTGAAGTCTCCTGCAGCTCTGATTGAACGAAATTACTGTCGTAGAAGGCtatgtcatgtaggctacacCGTTTCACTGATCTCGCCTGTTATTCCATCCACAAGACATCAGAACAAAACCTTTTTATCTGACAGGAACAATAGTCATTCAGCTCCGTGATGTAGCCTAATTAACGAGATTAAtttcgcccccccccctccccaaatacggacatagaaaaataaagaaagaaaaaagacgataggtagcctagcctattaacgtttttcatgtgatgtattctaggttctatagctttgtttacatccaacttgcaagggacaagttgaacccagagccagtaatcaaggatctttgatataaAGGTATGGCTCTGGTttaacccattgaacatcgttgtctgcagctgcctctcagtaggctacatctctgtatttcagcaatgtcaacatttcaggcatcaataaaggtgacgatgaaacgttatcccattgttcagtATTTGATAGCCTGCcacaggaacgttatttcgctaaaatcgccctgatttggtgcattgatctgtatcgataacgttatgggagaacctgcatgtagcctaatggtagcctaacttttttttctctgttcaaaaactcggtttacacgaagacgaaactttcttagaagctgtgaaatttggccagaaaggaacatgtcttccctctgaaagttgacacaaaatcaaacaatatttgattaacttcaactgaacagcgacaagtaaaacggtagcctacagttatagccagcgtcagtcagcatcatgtaacatagtggcgttaaagtcatgaatcctgcaacatattataacatataacagcgatggcttattcgaagactatctgcatggatatataaccacccagaaaaactcagaatgtgagtgataaagttaATTAATTGTATTAAACTTTttagttatccattgcagcatcggCTTTAAAAATGCTGTTAAAAATgctgttattttggtcatgtggacttgattaaatgGGTAAAGATAAAACTGCtcatttcttacatgactgaagcagtagcctaggtcagtgtttttcaaccactgtgccggggcacactagtgtgcctgagagatcatcaggtgtgctgcagaaaattacccaaatgtcactcaccgGTCCAGAAAAACAACTGTTACAGTAGGCCCtacatcaaagaatttataaccacatgctctgattgtatgattgcactatttgtggtatgcaggcattgtacaacggggccACATATATcccagaatcatcacatat encodes the following:
- the LOC121708510 gene encoding uncharacterized protein LOC121708510, translated to MKDIGNPGKEPPEDHSSRRREDWPLESEPKLHFPLVTQRDIVPVADSRVTLTPHEPSRFPTLHGTVSLTSTAATLHPRLQVTKSTAPHGRLPLARNGVTQRELRAAVGPMGRAPGGDPRSIAAAGQSAHMMQAGPSGSGLDLTGSAGPRPLRPLPPADTRPREPSRPTQPRASRRRNKTMQGEAVHAEEPSRVVRLEPVPPPQSPAAPSDIGRRPGRRRAKHNRDSPADTYVSANTNECVCFAAGDSISTNWSEYQERTRPRTAPRLPPFERSPLAPRPRLLPRRPQMEPRRLSSTVDQSTTLPPLSQNASMVCNISDQQQMRELQQATSVPHSTAWDHEPPHMILSALRETQQQAFVSLHGRGSNVAASSRTQRDPGYEQDVHSVIPEHAVPLETLQSDARERRRTCRPPHRRRRRLTLALPMARTFRLRTRKPMSTHRVVLG